In Runella sp. SP2, the genomic window CGTCATTGGTAGCAACAAAATTAACTCCTACTCCATTGGTTAACGGCAAAAAAGTAACTTTGTTAGACGGATGACACCTTATTAACGCTTGATCATCCGTCGTTGAAGCAACGCTATTAGCAATCACCGTTATATCCCCACCGTTTGTGACTGTATTGATTTCACCATTTAATCCGCTTAAGTCTGTATTTCCAACTAAAACCCCAAAAGAGGTGCTACTCCCCCCTTCTTTTCCTGTAATACTTATGTTACCTCCATTGCTCGTAATTAAATGAGCTACGTAAACTCCAAAGTTAGATGTCCCCGTGCCAATACCACCTTCGCCATAAATCGTTAACGTACCCATCCCCCCAGGTGCAACTGAATTAACTACTATAACTCCAATACAAGCACGAGAGTTACCCGACCCTCCTCCGTATCCGTTAAAAGTTATATTTCCTCCAGCAGTAGTTACCAAAGCTCTCATATCAATCCCAACTGACCCTTCCTCCGTATAATTTAAGCTTCCTCGCCCTGTTATTGTAATATTGCCTTGACCGCCTGCTGAAATTGTACCGCCAGCATATACCCCGTTATACCCTAAACCACGCCCAAAACTGTTGACTCCAGTACCGTCGCCAGTGCCATTTATAACAATGTTTCCACCAGTCGAACTCATTTCACTTGATGTACCTGAAAGTACCCCGTAACTTCCGAACCCACTGGTAGGACCTCCAATACCTTCTAAAGTTACGGTGTTGGTTCCACCTAAAATTTTCCCACCGCTCATCAAATAAATGCCTTCGGTATCATTCCCTGTATTGCCCCCTTTCCCTTTTACTGTGAGTAAACCGCTGCCAGTCACCCGAAACATCGCATTTAGGCCATTCAGTCGTACTCCTGCAAAATTTCCGCTGGTAGGTGTACCTTGCTGGTTGGCTTCTACAAGGAGATTACCGTTGGCAGTCGTTAGCCCTCCACCTGCGTTTACAAAAACATTCTGGCTTACTTTTATGGTAGCATTACCCGTTCCAGTTAAGGTCACATTAGCATTTGCGGCAATGTTCACCACATCCCTACCAGGGGAACCGTCATCATTTTGTAGATCTAAATCCAGGTTTGCATTTGCCGCAAAAGTGATGTTACCATTCATATTAACAATGTCATCGCCAACACCCGCATTAATCGTCAGACTGGGCAATGGTGTTGTAAAAGCACCGACATTGATGATGTCATTGCCCGCAGCGGTATTTACGACAATACCCGTTTTATTAGAAAGGGATATATTAGCAGGCGTTGTAAATGGCGTAACGGGGCCACCGTCAATGCTGTATGTTCGCCCTGAGACAAAAAACCTCACATTTGAACTGCTCTCGCTTACCTCCATGGTTTCTCCATTGCCATTGACATCGGCAATAGTAATGGTATTATTAGCGGTAGAAATCGTATAGTCAGCCGATGGAGATGGGGCCGTGCCTACTCCTTCAATCGCAAACGTATAAGGATTTTCGTCTTCATCATCATTGGCAATGGTCAGGAGTGCAGTTCGTACCCCGTTTCCCGAAGGATTAAATGTTATTTGAAACGTTGTGGATTCAAAACGTGCTATGGGTGACGACGGCGCCGCAGTCAACGTAAAATCGGACGCATGGGTACCTGTAATCGCTACTTTTGTTGGCGTACCTGTAAGATTAAGGGGCGCAAGGTCATTGTTGTCAATGGTAAAAATCCGAACTATCGAGCCTCCAGTTACAAATTCTGCCCCAAAATGGGTATGATTATTGGTAATAGGCGTTGAGCTACCATTAGCAATTGAATACCCGTTTCCTACAACATCAATCTCGGGCTCTATTCCAGTCCCAAAAAGATTAATCCTAAATGGGCTTTCGTCCGGGTCATTGCTGGTGATCGTAACTGTTGCATTTCTTCTATCAGCAACGGAAGGATTAAAAGTAATTCGCAGGGTAGTGGTAGCATTAGGGGCAAGCGTTGTACTTGGTGAATTGGTCACTGTAAAATCACTCGCCGCTGTTCCAGTGATGTTAATCGATGAAATGGTAAGTGTACCAGTCCCCCTGTTTTCGATCGTCAACTCGGTAGTGGACGTAACATTATTCAAAGGAATTAAGCCAAAAGACGTTCCATAAGTAGTACTTGCACTAGCATTATTGGGAACATTAGTAGAAAAGTATTTGACATTAATATCGGGGTTTTGGGCTAATGAACTCAAACTGGCTATGATACTAACCCAAAATGTAAGTGTAAATAAGTTTTTCATGGGTAGAAAATTTTTAAATGAGTTTAACATGAATCGGTAGTAGAAAAAGGAGGTAGAAACATTTCGTCAAATGCTCCCAGAAACCTCCTTCCCTTTCTACCATGAAAGATTATGAGTAGGGTATTGAAAAAACGATTGGTTATTGCATCATCATTAGGTCGTCGAGGCTCACCACGATGTCGTCGCCCACTTGCTTGATGCTGTATTTCATCGGATAGTAGCCCGCCTTTGCAAACTTGGTCGGTAGTGGCATTGATTTGGTCAAGTTCGGCTTGCTGCTCAAAAACTCGTGACTTACCATGGGTTCCATAAACGTCATCTTGCCGTCGTACGAACCATAAATAAGCGTTTCGGTAAACTTACCCTTTCCTGATAATTCTGGAGACGCAGGGTCGGCCCAATGAACCCCCATTTCAGGAACACCCGCAGGGAGGCGGATATAGTTGGTAGGAATATAGCCTGCCGCAGGGAGGTTGTCAAATTTAGCAGGAGCCACTGGATAGGCTGGTATCGCCTTCCGCTCCGCCAACGGCTGAATGTAAAAGTGCATGTCAAAGTGGGCTACGTCGTAGGTGCCTGGCGGCTCGTGTCCCGTGTGTAGGTAGTCGAGCATGATGTGGTCAAAAGGCACTTGCCCCACCGCTTCATTGGGCAAGCTCAACACCAGTGCGATTCCTCCGTGCGGTAGGTTATCAAGCGCACCTTTGGTCATGGTGAAGCCCAAAGAAGATGGCTTGTTGTCGGTCGTGAATTTAATCCAAGAATACGCCTTACCGTTTCCGATATTTTGCGACGCCCCCGTGTAGGTGGGTGCTACGTTTTCTTCTTTGGTGCATCCGAGCATCATCGCTGTAGCGCATAATAATGCGAGTAGTTTTTTCATGATTGAAATGAGTTAAAGTGATACCCAAAATTCAGGATTTGGGAGACACAAGTGTTATCTCAAAATGAACTTTCTTTAACTCATTTTGAACAAAAAAAAAATCCCCTCAGAGGGGATTTCAATTTTTATTAACTCATTTTTGACTTTCTTTAACTCATTTTGAACAAAATGCCGTTTATAGCCACTCGGAAGGACTTTTTCCATATTTTTCAAAAAATACTTTTG contains:
- a CDS encoding DUF5602 domain-containing protein; its protein translation is MKKLLALLCATAMMLGCTKEENVAPTYTGASQNIGNGKAYSWIKFTTDNKPSSLGFTMTKGALDNLPHGGIALVLSLPNEAVGQVPFDHIMLDYLHTGHEPPGTYDVAHFDMHFYIQPLAERKAIPAYPVAPAKFDNLPAAGYIPTNYIRLPAGVPEMGVHWADPASPELSGKGKFTETLIYGSYDGKMTFMEPMVSHEFLSSKPNLTKSMPLPTKFAKAGYYPMKYSIKQVGDDIVVSLDDLMMMQ